The window AAGGCGGCAGCTGGCGAATCCAGCAGGCGGAACAATGATGAGCGAACAACCCGAACGAGAGGAGCCCGTGCCGCCGTCGGGCGACGCATCCACTTCCTTGCCCACCGCGCAACTCAGCGACTGGTGCCTGCCGCTGGTGGCGCTGCAGTTCCTCACCCGCCTGCCGGTGCACTTCACCAACATGCCGACCCCGGAGCAGTTCGGCCGGGCGACGTTGTTCTATCCGCTGGTGGGGTTGCTGGTCGGTGCGCTGCTGATGGCCGTGGGCGAGCTGCTGGTCAACGTGCACCTGCTGCTTCAGGCGGCCTTGCTGCTGGCGCTGTGGGTGGTGATCAGCGGCGCGTTGCACCTGGATGGTCTGGCCGATACGGCGGATGCCTGGGTCGGTGGTCTGGGCGATCGCGAACGCACCCTGGCGATCATGAAGGACCCGCGCTGTGGACCGGTGGCGGTGGTGACCCTGGTCGTGGTGCTGCTGCTGAAGTTCGCCGCGCTCACCGCGGTGCTCGGCAATCACCAGTACTGGGCGCTGCTGCTGGCGCCCTGGCTGGGGCGTTGCGCCTTGCCGCTGCTGTTCCTCACCACCGGATACGCCCGCCCTGGCGGCCTGGGACAGGCGCTGGCCGACCATTTGCCGCGCCGGGCGATGCCCTGGATGTTGGCGGGCAACGCCGCGCTGATGGTGCTGGCGGGGCTGCCCGGCATGCTCGCGGTGGCGGTTACCCTGGTGGTCTTCGTCTGGTTGCGCAGACGCCTCATCGCTCGCCTGGGTGGCACTACCGGAGACACTGCCGGGGCGATGGTGGAGCTGATCGAGTGCGCGGTGCTGGTGGCGCTGGCGCTCTGAACTCCCCTTCGGAAGTTCCTGGTTGGGGAGCCCCTCTCCCTAACCCTCTCCCTGAAGGGAGAGGGGACTGTATGGTGCCGGTTGATGCCGCGGTTTCAGCCGGCACGGGCGGCTCCCTCTCCCTTCAGGGAGAGGGCGGGGGAGAGGGCTGAAGCTCGCGCCGGAGGTCAGGCAGGTGCGAGCGAGGGCTTGGCGCCTAGGTTAATCAAACGCGAAATGCTCCGTCTTCAATCCCATGATTGACCGCACCGGCTTGGCCATCGCCGCCGCGTGCCCCTTGGCGCGGGGCAGCAAGCGAGCGAAGTAGAAGTCACTGGTGGCGATCTTCGCCTTGTAGAAGTCGCTCGACTCGCTGCCGCCCTGGCGTAGGCGTTTGCGCGCGGCGGCCTCCTGCAGCGCCCAGGAATACGCCAGCGCGGCGTAGCCGGAGAACATCAGGTAATCGTGGCTGGCGGTGCTCACCAGGTCGCGCTGCTTGCGGGCGGTGAGGGCGATGCGCAGCGTCAGCAGGTTCCACTGCGCGCAGAGCTTCAGCAGCGTGAGCGCGCGGCCGCGCATGGCCGGTTCCTGCTTGAGCAGCTCGACAGCGAACTTCGCCACTTGCCGGGTGAAGTCGCGCACGGCCTTGCCCTGGGTCATCAGCAGGACCTTGCGACCGAGCAGGTCCAGCGCCTGGATGCCGGTGGTGCCCTCGTAGAGCGTGGCGATCCGCGCATCGCGGACGATCTGCTCCATGCCGTGTTCCTTGATGTAGCCGTGGCCGCCGAACACCTGCATGCCGAGGTTGGCGCTCTCCAGGCCCAGTTCGGTCAGGCAGCCCTTGAGGATCGGGGTGAGGAAGCCGAGCTTGTCGTCCCAGCGGTCGTACTCGGCGTTATCGTTGCTCAGCAGGCCCTGGATCATCTTGTCGGCGTACTGGGTGGCCAGATAGATCAGCGCGCGGCCGCCCTCGGCCACGGCCTTCTGGGTCAGCAGCATGCGGCGCACGTCGCCGTGGTGCATCAGGCTGTCGGCGATCTCGCCTGGCTCCTTGGTGCCGGACAGCGCACGCATGGAGCGGCGCTCGCGGGCGTAGGCCAGCGCGCCCTGATAGGCCAGTTCGGCGGTGGCCACGCCCTGGATGGCGGTGCCGATGCGCGCGCTGTTCATGAAGGTGAACATGCACTCCAGGCCCTTGTTCGGCTCGCCGATCAGGTAACCGGTGGCGCCGTCGAAGTTCATCACGCAGGTGGCCGAAGCCTTGATGCCCATCTTCTTTTCCAGCGCGCCGCAGGTGACGCTATTGCGCGGGCCGAGTGTGTTGCCTTCGCCCGGAAGGAACTTCGGCACGATGAACAGCGAAATGCCGCGCGTACCTTTCGGTGCATCCGGCAGGCGGGCGAGGACGATGTGCACGATGTTCTCGGTGAGATCGTGTTCGCCGGAGGAGATGAAGATCTTGGTGCCAGTGATGGCGTAGCTGCCGTCGGCGTTGGCTTCGGCGCGGGTCTTCACCTGGCCCAGGTCGGTGCCGCACTGCGGCTCGGTCAGGCACATGGTGCCACCCCAGCGGCCTTCGGTGAGCGGGGTGAGATAGGTCTGCTTCTGCTCCTCGGTGCCGTGCTGCATCACGGTGTTCATCGCGCCCAGCGACAGCCCCGGGTACATCGAGAAAGGCCAGTTGGCGGTGCCCATCATCTCCTGCTTGAGCGCGCCCAGGCTCATCGGCAGACCCTGGCCGCCGTATTCCACCGGGTGCGACAGGCCTTGCCAGCCGCCGGCCACATAGGCGTCATAGGCCTCCTTGAAGCCCTTGGGCGTGCGCACTTCGCCGTTCTCCAGGTGGCAGCCTTCCTCGTCGCCGCTGTGGTAGAGCGGGGCGATCACTTCCTCGCAGAGCTTCGCGCATTCGCCGAGGATGGCGTCGACCATGTCCGGCGTGGCTTCGCCGCCATTCACCAGGTTCCGGTAGTGCGTGGGGAAATCGAAGACTTCGTTGAGCAGGAAGCGGGTGTCGCGCAGCGGGGCTTTGTAGACGGGCATCGGGAACCTCGGGCCATGGCGCGCCCCGCCGACGGTGCGGGGCTGGATGTCCGCAGTTATACGGCTGGCTCCGCGTGGTGCCCTTGGCTGCGCCAACGCGGCGCTCTGGCAGATGGGACAATCGGTGGCGGCCGGGATTGACGGCTCGCCATTTGCGGGTATATACACGCATTCATGCTGACGACCCAATGCCTCTGTACCAAGCTGCGCCGCTCCGCCCGCGCGGTCACCCGTGTCTATGACGACGCCCTGAAGGGCGTTGGGCTGACCACGCCGCAATTTTCCCTGTTGCGGCACCTCTCGCGGCTGGAGCAGCCGAGCATTTCCGACCTGGCCGAAGCCATGGGCCTGGACCGCAGTACCCTGGGGCGCAACCTCAAGCCGTTGGAAGGCGAAGGGTTGGTGCGGCTGGCGGAGGGCGAGGACCTGCGCAACCGCATCGTGGTGCTGACCCCGGAAGGGCTGGCGCGCATCGAACAGGGCCGTGAAGCCTGGGATGCGGCGCAGCGGGATGTGGCGGCCCACCTGGGCGAGGAAAAGCGCCGTCAGTTGGAAGCCTTGCTGGATGAATTGGCCGAGCTGGAGAGTTAGCAGCGGCCGGCGTGCAATGGAAAGACCCTGATTGAAAGCGGGTATATACCCGTGTAGGAGATAATGATGTCGAAGCTGTCGCGTACGGGGTTCTGGATACTCTTGTCCGGCGCCCTGATCCTGGCCCTGTCCCTGGGCATCCGCCACGGCTTCGGCCTGTTCCTGGCGCCGATGAGCGCCGAGTTCGGCTGGGGGCGCGAGACCTTCGCCTTCGCCATTGCGCTGCAGAATCTCATCTGGGGCATCGCCCAGCCGTTCACCGGGGCCATCGCCGACCGCTTCGGCGCCATGCGCACCGTGCTGGTGGGCGGCATTCTCTACGCCATCGGCCTGGTGCTGATGGGCTATTCCGATTCGGCCTTCAGCCTGTCGCTGAGCGCCGGCCTGCTGATCGGCATCGGCCTCTCCGGCACCTCCTTCTCGGTGATCCTCGGCGCGGTGGGCCGCGCGGTGCCGCTGGAGCGGCGCAGCATGGCCATGGGCATCTCGGCGGCCGCCGGCTCCTTCGGCCAGTTCGCCATGCTGCCGGGTACCCTCGGCCTGATCAGTTGGCTGGGCTGGTCCGCCGCGCTGCTGGCGCTGGGGCTGCTGGTGGCGTTGATCGTCCCGCTGTCCGGGCTGATGCGTGACAAACCGCTGCCGATCCAGGGCCACGAGCAGACCCTCGGCGAGGCGCTGCGCGAGGCCGCCGGGCATTCCGGCTTCTGGCTGCTGTCGTTGGGCTTCTTCGTCTGCGGCTTCCAGGTGGTGTTCATTGGTGTGCACCTGCCGGCGTATCTGGTGGATCGCCATCTGCCGGCCACCGTTGGCACCACGGTGCTGGCGCTGGTGGGGCTGTTCAACGTCTTCGGCACTTACATCGCAGGCTGGCTCGGCGGACGGATGAGCAAGCCCAAGCTGCTCACCGGACTGTACCTGCTGCGTGGCGTGGTGATCCTTGCCTTCCTCTGGGCGCCGCTCACCGTGTGGACCGCCTACGCGTTCGGCATCGCCATGGGGTTGCTGTGGCTGTCCACGGTGCCACTCACCAACGGCACCGTCGCCACGCTGTTCGGCGTGCGCAACCTGTCGATGCTCGGCGGCATCACCTTCCTGTTCCACCAGATCGGCGCCTTCCTCGGCGGTTGGCTGGGTGGCTACGTGTATGACCACACCGGCAACTACGACCTGGTCTGGCAGATTTCCATCCTCCTCAGCCTGCTCGCCGGCCTGCTCAACTGGCCGGTGCGCGAGCGCCCGGTCGAGCGGGCGGCGCTGGGGGCGGCGTGAAGCGTTCACTGGCCATCATGCTGGCGCTGGGCCTCGGCCTGGTGCTGGCCGGCCTCGCCTGGTGGGGCTGGCAGCTCGGCGGGCTGGCGTTGATGCAACTGGGTATGGGCAGTTGCTGAGGGGCGCCGCGCAGCGTAGCGTGACGGGATAATTCGAGGATCACTGCCATGCGTCTTTCCCTGCTCGCCCTGTCCCTGTTACTGCCCTTGGTCGCGCAAGCCGCCGACTGCCCGGCGCTGCTCAAGACCCAGGGCGAGCTGCCCAAGCTGCGCTCCAAGGATGTGCTCGACCTGTGCGAGCTGTACGCCGGCAAGCCGCTGGTGGTGGTAAACACTGCCAGTCACTGCGGCTTCACCCCGCAGTTCAAGGGGCTGGAAGCGCTGTACCAGAAGTACAAGGGGCAGGGCCTGGAAGTGCTCGGCGTGCCCTCCGACGACTTCAAGCAGGAAGACGCCGATGCCGCCGAGACCGCCAAGATCTGCTATGGCAACTACGGTGTGACCTTCAACATGACCTCGGTGCAGCACGTCCGCGGCGACGAGGCCATCCCGCTGTTCAGGGACCTCTCCGCCCAGGCCGACCAGGTGCCGCGCTGGAACTTCTTCAAGTACGTGGTGGATCGCCAGGGCAAGGTCGTGGCGGAGTTTTCCAGCTTGACCAAGCCGGATGATCCGGAGTTGCAGGCGGCAGTGGAGAAGGCCATTGCCAGTCAGCCTTGATCCGTAGCGCCGCCAGAAAGCCGGGCCGATGCCCGGCTTTTTTGTGCCTGCGCCAGTCTGTGAGAAATTTTCTGTTACAGATGTCGTGGCGAGATGCCACAATTCACTTCCAGGTACCGCGTCAGGCGGTCACCGGATCATGGACTGATTCAGGAGATTTCCCCTATGGATGGCAAAGCCCTCTTCCTCGTTGCATTGCTCGCCCAGGCTGTCGCCGCACCGGCGTTCGCAGCCACCGCCACGTCTACCCAGAGCGAGGCACCCGCGCCTGCCACCGCACCGGCTGCAGAATCGGACGAGGAGATGTCCCCCGAGACCTTCGTCGCCAGCCTGCACTTCAAGAAGGGCAAGGTGGTGGTGGGCGACAACCTCGCGACCTTCGATCTGCCGGAAAACTTCGTCTTCCTCGACAGCGCGGACGCCGAGCGGGTACTCGAAGCCTGGGGCAACCCGCCGAACGCGGAGCCGCCGCTGGGCATGTTGATGCCGGCCGGCGTCTCGCCCTTCGAACCCGCCGCCTGGGCGGTGACCGTGCAGTACGAGGAGAGCGGCTACGTCTCCGATGAGGACGCCGGGAAGATCGACTACGCCGAGATGCTCAAGGAAATGCAGGACGACCTGCGCGAAGCCAATCCAGAGCGCGAGAAACAGGGTTTCGAAGCCATCCAGCTGATCGGCTGGGCGGCACCGCCGCACTATGACGCGGCCGAGAAGAAGCTGTACTGGGCCAAGGAGCTGAAGTTCGGCGACAGCAAGAAACACACGCTGAACTACAACATCCGCGTGCTGGGCCGCAAAGGCGTGCTGGTGCTGAACTTCGTCGCTGGCATGGAGCAACTGCCGGAGATCGAGAAGAACGTCGGCAAGGTGCTGGCGATGACCGAGTTCAACCCGGGCAGCCGCTATGTCGACTTCAACCCCAGCGTCGACAAGGTCGCCGCCTATGGCCTGGGTGCATTGATCGCCGGCAAGGTCGCGGCCAAGGTTGGTCTGTTCGCCACCCTGCTGGTCCTGCTGAAAAAACTGTGGATCGTCCCGGCCCTGGCCATCGGCTGGATCGCCCGCCGCTTCAAGCGCAAGCCGTCGAACGAAGGCTGATACGCAGCCTGATTCTCCAGGCAATAAAAAGCCGGGCGTTGCCCGGCTTTTTATTGGCCGCGCTCACTACGGCGTGCGGCTCTTCGTAGGAGCGAGCTTGCTCGCGAACATTGTGTCCGACGGTATCGACGCCAAGCGGTTCGCGAGCAATAGCGATGGCGTCCCCCTCGCTCCTACAGGCTCCGCGCTCCGCGTGGCGCGGAAATGAAAAAGCCGGGCAATTGCCCGGCTTTTCTTTTCGCTGAAGGATCAGCCTTTCTCGCCCTGGACGGCTTTGCCGTTCACGGTGCCTTCCTTGAGCATGATCTGGTATTCCTTGCCATCGGACTCCTGCTGATACAGGCGCACGAGGAGGAAGTCCCAATCCTTGGCGAACCAGAGGATGGTCTTGCGGTTGCTCTTGGTGGGGTCGCGTACGCGCTCCACCTTGATGGCGGTGATCAGGCCGGCCTGGGTGCGGACCTTCTCCTCGCCGAGCACGCGGAAGTCGTAGGTATCGGTGTCGGTACCCTCGATCACCTGGTAGCTCATGGCTTTCTTGCCGACGGCGACGTCGTGCTGCAGCGCGAGCTGGTAGGTGGACTTGTCCAGCTGGCCCTTGTTCAGCGGCTGGCGCACCTGGTCGCCACGGTCGCTGCCCAGCACCTGCTTCTCGGCCCAGTCGAAATCGAGCTCGGTTTGCTTGTTCTTGCCCAGGCCTTCACGGGCCCAGCGGTAGGTCAGCGGCAGGTAGACGTCGTTTTCGACCTTGAACGTGCTGCTTTCGGTGAGGCTGGCGAGCAGCATGGACGCCTTGAAGTCCAGTTCCCAACGGCCGCCGTCGCCTTGCTTGAGGCTGCGGGAGGCGGTTCCGCTGATCGGCATCTGTTTCCAGTCGGCGGTGTAGCTGGCCTCGAACGGCTGCAGCTCGAAAGCCTGCGCCGGCAAGGTCAGTACAGCCATCAGGAACAGCAGGGCTCTACGCATCACGAATCTCCTAGGTTCGGTACGAATGGCCGGAGGCGGGGAGAGTCTCCCCATCCAGCATGGCGCCTTGCTCGCCCAGGCGCAAACGGCCTTCGGCGAACCAGCGCATGGCCAGCGGATAGATCACGTGCTCCTGCAGGTGAACGCGCTGCGCCAGCGTTTCCGGCGTGTCGTCAGACTGTACCGGGATTGCCGCCTGTACGACCAGAGGACCACCATCAAGTTCCTCGGTAACGAAGTGCACACTGCAGCCATGCTCGGCATCGCCGGCTTCCAGCGCGCGCTGGTGGGTGTGCAGGCCCTTGTACTTGGGCAACAGGGACGGATGGATGTTCAGCAGGCGGCCGTGGTAGTGGCGCACGAAGCCCGGACTGAGGATACGCATGAAGCCAGCGAGCAGCACCAGGTCGGGGCTGAAGCCGTCGATGGCCTGGATCAGCGCGGCATCGAAGCTTTCACGGTCGGCATAGGCCTTGTGGTCGAGGAAGCAGGTTTCGATGCCGGCCTTGCGCGCACGCTCCAGGCCATAGGCGTCCGCGCGGTTGGAAAGTACCGCGCGGATCACCGCCGACGACGGGGCGTCGGCGAGGCTGTCGATCAGGGCTTGCAGGTTGCTGCCGGAGCCGGAAATCAGCACCACGACATTGCAAGGTGTGGACATCAGTGGCCTTTCAGGTTGTTCAGGACCACGCGCTCGGCGTCGGCGGCGCAGGCGTCGATGCGGCCGATGACCCACGGCTGCTCGCCGGCGTCACGCAGGGCCTTGAGCGAGGCTTCGACCTGGTCCTGGGCGACGCAGATGACCATGCCCACGCCGCAGTTCAGCACGCGGTGCATTTCGGTCTCGTCGACGTTGCCTTT of the Pseudomonas sp. PSE14 genome contains:
- a CDS encoding MarR family winged helix-turn-helix transcriptional regulator gives rise to the protein MLTTQCLCTKLRRSARAVTRVYDDALKGVGLTTPQFSLLRHLSRLEQPSISDLAEAMGLDRSTLGRNLKPLEGEGLVRLAEGEDLRNRIVVLTPEGLARIEQGREAWDAAQRDVAAHLGEEKRRQLEALLDELAELES
- a CDS encoding acyl-CoA dehydrogenase C-terminal domain-containing protein, with product MPVYKAPLRDTRFLLNEVFDFPTHYRNLVNGGEATPDMVDAILGECAKLCEEVIAPLYHSGDEEGCHLENGEVRTPKGFKEAYDAYVAGGWQGLSHPVEYGGQGLPMSLGALKQEMMGTANWPFSMYPGLSLGAMNTVMQHGTEEQKQTYLTPLTEGRWGGTMCLTEPQCGTDLGQVKTRAEANADGSYAITGTKIFISSGEHDLTENIVHIVLARLPDAPKGTRGISLFIVPKFLPGEGNTLGPRNSVTCGALEKKMGIKASATCVMNFDGATGYLIGEPNKGLECMFTFMNSARIGTAIQGVATAELAYQGALAYARERRSMRALSGTKEPGEIADSLMHHGDVRRMLLTQKAVAEGGRALIYLATQYADKMIQGLLSNDNAEYDRWDDKLGFLTPILKGCLTELGLESANLGMQVFGGHGYIKEHGMEQIVRDARIATLYEGTTGIQALDLLGRKVLLMTQGKAVRDFTRQVAKFAVELLKQEPAMRGRALTLLKLCAQWNLLTLRIALTARKQRDLVSTASHDYLMFSGYAALAYSWALQEAAARKRLRQGGSESSDFYKAKIATSDFYFARLLPRAKGHAAAMAKPVRSIMGLKTEHFAFD
- a CDS encoding adenosylcobinamide-GDP ribazoletransferase, giving the protein MPTPEQFGRATLFYPLVGLLVGALLMAVGELLVNVHLLLQAALLLALWVVISGALHLDGLADTADAWVGGLGDRERTLAIMKDPRCGPVAVVTLVVVLLLKFAALTAVLGNHQYWALLLAPWLGRCALPLLFLTTGYARPGGLGQALADHLPRRAMPWMLAGNAALMVLAGLPGMLAVAVTLVVFVWLRRRLIARLGGTTGDTAGAMVELIECAVLVALAL
- the purN gene encoding phosphoribosylglycinamide formyltransferase, giving the protein MSTPCNVVVLISGSGSNLQALIDSLADAPSSAVIRAVLSNRADAYGLERARKAGIETCFLDHKAYADRESFDAALIQAIDGFSPDLVLLAGFMRILSPGFVRHYHGRLLNIHPSLLPKYKGLHTHQRALEAGDAEHGCSVHFVTEELDGGPLVVQAAIPVQSDDTPETLAQRVHLQEHVIYPLAMRWFAEGRLRLGEQGAMLDGETLPASGHSYRT
- a CDS encoding DUF2167 domain-containing protein, coding for MDGKALFLVALLAQAVAAPAFAATATSTQSEAPAPATAPAAESDEEMSPETFVASLHFKKGKVVVGDNLATFDLPENFVFLDSADAERVLEAWGNPPNAEPPLGMLMPAGVSPFEPAAWAVTVQYEESGYVSDEDAGKIDYAEMLKEMQDDLREANPEREKQGFEAIQLIGWAAPPHYDAAEKKLYWAKELKFGDSKKHTLNYNIRVLGRKGVLVLNFVAGMEQLPEIEKNVGKVLAMTEFNPGSRYVDFNPSVDKVAAYGLGALIAGKVAAKVGLFATLLVLLKKLWIVPALAIGWIARRFKRKPSNEG
- a CDS encoding glutathione peroxidase, translated to MRLSLLALSLLLPLVAQAADCPALLKTQGELPKLRSKDVLDLCELYAGKPLVVVNTASHCGFTPQFKGLEALYQKYKGQGLEVLGVPSDDFKQEDADAAETAKICYGNYGVTFNMTSVQHVRGDEAIPLFRDLSAQADQVPRWNFFKYVVDRQGKVVAEFSSLTKPDDPELQAAVEKAIASQP
- a CDS encoding DUF3108 domain-containing protein, with translation MRRALLFLMAVLTLPAQAFELQPFEASYTADWKQMPISGTASRSLKQGDGGRWELDFKASMLLASLTESSTFKVENDVYLPLTYRWAREGLGKNKQTELDFDWAEKQVLGSDRGDQVRQPLNKGQLDKSTYQLALQHDVAVGKKAMSYQVIEGTDTDTYDFRVLGEEKVRTQAGLITAIKVERVRDPTKSNRKTILWFAKDWDFLLVRLYQQESDGKEYQIMLKEGTVNGKAVQGEKG
- a CDS encoding MFS transporter, producing MSRTGFWILLSGALILALSLGIRHGFGLFLAPMSAEFGWGRETFAFAIALQNLIWGIAQPFTGAIADRFGAMRTVLVGGILYAIGLVLMGYSDSAFSLSLSAGLLIGIGLSGTSFSVILGAVGRAVPLERRSMAMGISAAAGSFGQFAMLPGTLGLISWLGWSAALLALGLLVALIVPLSGLMRDKPLPIQGHEQTLGEALREAAGHSGFWLLSLGFFVCGFQVVFIGVHLPAYLVDRHLPATVGTTVLALVGLFNVFGTYIAGWLGGRMSKPKLLTGLYLLRGVVILAFLWAPLTVWTAYAFGIAMGLLWLSTVPLTNGTVATLFGVRNLSMLGGITFLFHQIGAFLGGWLGGYVYDHTGNYDLVWQISILLSLLAGLLNWPVRERPVERAALGAA